The genomic DNA TGGGCTGGTACCCGACAGTTTGGGTATTGACAGTGCCGGTCACGTATCTGGATCGCCCGTCGCGCTGCTCCGGTGTAGAGCCTTACTTGTCGACCAAGATCAATAACCTGGTTTTCACTGTTAAACACCGCCCGTTCTACTAAAACATCCACATCGTCTAACAATGTGACTACCTGTCCGGGTGTGATCTGTGCACCAGAACCCAACTCACATATCGCCCCGGTTAATGTTTGATGGTCGATATGCACTGTGATAAGCGGCGCTATCCGAGCCCGCCCAGAACGAGTCATCGTCACATCACAGGTACAAACAACATCACTGTTGTCAACCATCTCACCACCACCATTGCTGCTCCCGTTAAAGCTGTCGGGATGGCCGTCCTTGAAGCTGTTGGGGTGGTGGCCGTGGAGTTGATCACCATTTCCAGGGGTCACACCGTTGGTTGTGCGGGTGTGTTTAGGGCATGGCTGGCTGATATGCGCAGCACGGTTAGCCATTTCGATTAGCGCGTCATAACGGCGTTGGCTTGGACTACGTTCCAAATCGGTGTTGGTGGTGTTTTCACCGTGTTTGGCTTTGGCTTGGTGCCAGTCTTGTTGCCAGAGTTCTTGTTCGA from Acidimicrobiia bacterium includes the following:
- a CDS encoding HNH endonuclease signature motif containing protein; the encoded protein is FGEAEAMLVEQANKLVFADFVRLVDHWVKIADPAAAEIAAQRCFERRSVFLSSGFDGTGFLDVQFEPFGHERFKTVLERIEQELWQQDWHQAKAKHGENTTNTDLERSPSQRRYDALIEMANRAAHISQPCPKHTRTTNGVTPGNGDQLHGHHPNSFKDGHPDSFNGSSNGGGEMVDNSDVVCTCDVTMTRSGRARIAPLITVHIDHQTLTGAICELGSGAQITPGQVVTLLDDVDVLVERAVFNSENQVIDLGRQVRLYTGAARRAIQIRDRHCQYPNCRVPAQYCEIDHIQPWETGGPTNHQNGQLLCPAHHRTKHKWYKPNQPHPPGEHPPEPHQKAG